The Coffea eugenioides isolate CCC68of chromosome 8, Ceug_1.0, whole genome shotgun sequence genome has a segment encoding these proteins:
- the LOC113780583 gene encoding VAN3-binding protein, with amino-acid sequence MSSFSSKCMPNKLEGIKEDSEAIWLPATCPPPETPTESMEFLARSWSLSSMELSKALTHTNGAMNHDEKPQLSFLGDSQALKARPLISTEPAQTHPLSTSDSPPVSPRGSDDTKELFLLHQELNPDNIHNQQLLKNGLHRNTTRGKTVGRWIKDQRERKKQELRTHNAQLHAAVSVAGVAAAVAALAASSVTSPENSVTKNKKSSKASTAIASAAAVVASHCIEIAEDMGADHEQILSVVSSAINVRTNGDIMTLTAGAATALRGAATLRARLQRSYAGATIALAEEHDYNNKESNVLAAMDFVSRGGELLKRTRKGDLHWKLVSININSSWQVVAKMKSKHIAGTFTKKKKCVISGVYSDIPAWTGREREECNEQRAYFAIQTADRMVEFECRNKGEKQLWVDGIQHMLHFRANMA; translated from the exons A TGAGTTCCTTCAGCTCCAAATGCATGCCCAATAAGCTTGAAGGCATCAAGGAAGACAGTGAAGCAATTTGGCTACCAGCAACATGTCCTCCACCTGAAACCCCTACTGAGTCCATGGAATTCCTTGCCAGGTCCTGGAGTTTGTCCTCCATGGAACTCTCAAAAGCTCTCACTCATACTAACGGTGCAATGAACCATGATGAAAAGCCACAGTTGTCTTTCCTAGGTGACAGTCAAGCTCTAAAAGCACGCCCTCTAATTTCAACTGAACCTGCA CAAACTCATCCACTATCAACTTCAGATAGTCCCCCAGTCTCTCCCAGAGGGAGTGATGATACAAAG GAACTATTCTTGCTTCATCAAGAACTTAATCCAGATAACATCCATAATCAGCAGTTGCTCAAAAATGGG CTCCACAGAAACACCACGCGAGGAAAGACAGTGGGTAGATGGATAAAGGatcaaagggaaaggaaaaaacagGAGCTCAGAACACACAATGCCCAATTGCACGCAGCAGTTTCTGTGGCAGGGGTTGCTGCTGCAGTGGCTGCGCTGGCAGCCTCATCAGTAACGTCTCCAGAGAATTCTGTGACTAAGAACAAGAAATCTTCAAAGGCGTCCACTGCAATTGCATCTGCAGCAGCTGTAGTTGCATCCCACTGCATTGAAATTGCTGAGGATATGGGGGCTGATCATGAACAAATCTTATCAGTTGTCAGTTCAGCAATTAATGTAAGAACTAATGGTGATATTATGACACTAACTGCTGGAGCTGCTACAG CATTAAGAGGTGCTGCCACATTGAGGGCAAGGTTGCAAAGGAGCTATGCAGGGGCAACAATTGCTCTTGCTGAGGAACATGATTACAATAATAAAGAGTCAAATGTATTAGCTgcaatggacttcgtttcaaGGGGCGGAGAACTTCTTAAAAGGACGAGGAAAG GTGATCTCCACTGGAAACTAGTCTCCATCAACATAAATTCAAGTTGGCAG GTAGTAGCCAAGATGAAGAGCAAGCATATAGCAGGAACATtcacaaagaaaaagaagt GTGTAATCTCTGGAGTCTATTCTGATATCCCAGCATGGACAGGACGAGAAAGGGAGGAATGCAATGAGCAAAGGGCCTATTTTGCGATACAAACTGCTGACAGGATGGTT